Proteins co-encoded in one candidate division WOR-3 bacterium genomic window:
- the trxA gene encoding thioredoxin, which yields MEKLTKETFKEKIFNYENDGDMVLLNPLPCIIDFYADWCGPCKMVHPILEELSREYDGKINIYSVDTEDQPELASVFGIQSIPSILFVPKGEKPQMAVGALPKKTFHQAIKEVLKVDAA from the coding sequence ATGGAAAAATTGACGAAAGAGACTTTTAAAGAAAAAATTTTCAATTACGAAAACGACGGAGATATGGTTTTATTAAACCCTTTGCCTTGTATAATCGACTTTTACGCTGATTGGTGCGGTCCCTGCAAAATGGTTCACCCGATACTTGAAGAACTCTCCAGAGAGTATGATGGTAAAATCAACATTTATTCTGTCGACACGGAAGACCAACCTGAACTGGCATCGGTTTTCGGAATTCAGAGCATACCCAGCATTCTTTTTGTTCCCAAGGGTGAAAAACCCCAAATGGCTGTTGGAGCTCTGCCGAAAAAAACTTTCCATCAAGCTATTAAAGAAGTTCTCAAGGTAGATGCCGCTTAA